In Gemmatimonadota bacterium, the following are encoded in one genomic region:
- a CDS encoding glycoside hydrolase family 32 protein yields the protein METLIREAGELAASFARDPHRPVYHFTPPAAWMNDINGALYWKGRYHIFYQYNPHGAYWHLIQWGHASSTDLVHWVHHPVALKPDADGPDRKGCFSGGALVSKDGVPVLIYYGNPDGLCLARSSDDLLIEWTKDPGNPVIPEPEAGSADFGRYTMHDPCGWLADGQYYAAVNNRDPQGRGDAAFLFKSEDLRTWAYVDVFYQSRRAWTEGGEDCAVPDFFPFGDRHMLLFCSHLQGSQYYIGEVRDERFIPEIHGRLSWEGGHLGGPRTLLDPNGRRVFFDWIRELRGNERERASGWSGVMTVPRLLSPGPGGHLQIEPVPELEMLRLDARRHESIDVTADSEVALEGIGGDCLELAVEIDPREAREVGVKVLRSPGGEEETAVSCDVAAGVLRVDVSRSSLDREIRYTRYRSLQPHLPEHEQYVTAQEGPFELVPGEPLVLRIFLDRSILEVFANRRQCVTQRIYPTRTDSTGVSLFARGGAARFISLQAWNLAPTRM from the coding sequence ATGGAAACCCTTATACGGGAAGCCGGCGAACTCGCTGCCTCCTTTGCACGCGACCCGCACCGGCCCGTCTACCACTTCACGCCGCCCGCGGCCTGGATGAACGATATCAACGGGGCCCTTTACTGGAAGGGCCGCTATCACATCTTCTACCAGTATAATCCGCACGGCGCCTACTGGCATCTCATCCAGTGGGGCCATGCCTCCAGTACCGACCTCGTGCACTGGGTCCACCATCCTGTGGCGCTGAAACCGGATGCGGACGGGCCGGACCGGAAGGGCTGCTTCAGCGGGGGCGCCCTGGTCAGCAAGGACGGGGTTCCGGTACTGATCTACTACGGCAACCCCGACGGACTCTGTCTCGCCCGCAGCAGCGACGACCTGCTGATAGAATGGACGAAAGACCCGGGGAATCCGGTGATCCCCGAGCCGGAAGCGGGGAGCGCCGACTTCGGGCGCTACACCATGCACGACCCCTGCGGGTGGCTGGCGGACGGCCAGTATTACGCCGCCGTCAACAACCGGGACCCGCAAGGCCGGGGGGACGCCGCGTTCCTGTTTAAATCGGAGGACCTGCGCACCTGGGCGTACGTCGACGTGTTTTACCAGTCGAGGCGGGCATGGACCGAAGGCGGCGAAGACTGCGCCGTGCCCGATTTCTTCCCCTTCGGCGACCGGCACATGCTACTCTTCTGCAGCCATCTGCAGGGAAGCCAGTACTATATCGGCGAGGTGCGGGACGAACGGTTTATTCCCGAGATACACGGGCGCTTGAGCTGGGAAGGAGGACATCTCGGCGGCCCGAGGACGCTGCTGGATCCCAATGGACGGCGCGTATTCTTCGACTGGATCCGCGAACTGCGCGGAAACGAGCGCGAACGCGCGTCAGGATGGTCGGGCGTAATGACCGTTCCGCGCCTGTTGTCACCGGGGCCCGGCGGTCACCTGCAGATCGAACCCGTGCCGGAGCTTGAAATGCTGCGGCTCGATGCCCGCCGGCATGAGTCTATCGATGTAACTGCTGATTCCGAGGTGGCACTCGAGGGCATCGGAGGGGACTGCCTGGAACTGGCCGTCGAGATCGATCCCCGGGAGGCGCGGGAGGTCGGCGTGAAAGTGCTGCGCTCACCGGGGGGCGAGGAGGAAACCGCGGTTTCCTGCGACGTGGCGGCAGGCGTCCTGCGCGTCGATGTCAGCCGGTCGTCCCTCGACCGCGAAATACGTTACACCCGATACCGGAGTCTGCAGCCGCACCTGCCTGAGCACGAACAGTACGTCACCGCGCAGGAAGGACCGTTCGAACTGGTGCCGGGTGAACCGCTGGTGCTGCGCATCTTCCTGGACCGTTCGATCCTCGAGGTCTTCGCCAACCGCCGGCAATGCGTGACCCAGCGCATCTATCCGACGCGGACCGACAGCACGGGCGTCAGCCTGTTCGCACGCGGAGGCGCGGCCAGGTTCATATCGCTGCAGGCCTGGAACCTGGCACCGACGCGCATGTGA